The following coding sequences are from one Microbacterium wangchenii window:
- a CDS encoding methylated-DNA--[protein]-cysteine S-methyltransferase, protein MTRYASAVHSTPVGDVLLTVADDHLLSLRVLHDDGEAAREGLVRVLGVVPEDDPSAGAETAQQLDEYFDGTRKQFDLALDWSLTRGFSRAALQAVCEIPYGETAAYGEVAAMAGHPRAARAVGTACATSPFSIVVPVHRVVRSDGSLGQYGGHPEVKQYLLRREQESGA, encoded by the coding sequence ATGACCCGATACGCCAGCGCGGTGCACTCCACTCCGGTCGGCGACGTTCTCCTCACCGTCGCCGACGACCACCTCCTGTCCCTCCGCGTCCTCCACGACGACGGAGAAGCGGCACGGGAAGGCCTCGTCCGCGTGCTCGGCGTCGTGCCCGAGGACGATCCGTCCGCCGGCGCCGAGACGGCGCAGCAGCTGGATGAGTACTTCGACGGAACACGGAAGCAGTTCGACCTGGCGTTGGACTGGAGCCTCACGCGGGGGTTCTCCCGGGCCGCTCTGCAGGCCGTGTGCGAGATCCCGTACGGCGAGACCGCGGCCTACGGGGAGGTGGCGGCCATGGCGGGGCATCCGCGAGCCGCGCGGGCGGTCGGGACGGCGTGTGCCACCAGCCCGTTCTCCATCGTCGTCCCGGTGCATCGGGTCGTGCGCTCGGACGGTTCGCTCGGGCAGTACGGCGGACATCCCGAGGTGAAGCAGTACCTCCTCCGGAGGGAGCAGGAGTCGGGCGCGTAG
- a CDS encoding helix-turn-helix transcriptional regulator, which produces MGAATVPNEQAELVSHAVGELARRTRFPVAFGGLERDGAIHVTAIHGARTRSIEGLVVQENRGLGGRAFAEKRPRLALDYRTSRTITHDYDRAILGEGISTLFAVPIVVTGTTRGVLYCGSWTQAPVGDVVAEPAFRVARELATELRVRDEVDRRIAMLPSGRPDAALSPAAQEEVRESYAELRSVAAAIEDESLRVRLEQVERRLAALTGAGEGAGGGPEVRLSPRELDVLACAALGATNSEIAHQLDLKETTVKSYLAAAMSKLDASTRHAAVARARRIGILP; this is translated from the coding sequence GTGGGAGCAGCAACGGTGCCGAACGAGCAGGCTGAGCTGGTCTCGCACGCCGTCGGCGAATTGGCTCGCCGCACACGTTTTCCCGTCGCGTTCGGGGGTCTCGAACGCGACGGCGCCATTCACGTGACCGCCATCCACGGTGCGCGCACCCGCAGCATCGAAGGACTCGTCGTGCAGGAGAACCGCGGACTGGGCGGGCGCGCCTTCGCCGAGAAGCGCCCTCGCCTCGCCCTGGACTACCGCACGTCGCGGACCATCACGCACGACTACGACCGCGCCATCCTCGGCGAGGGCATCTCCACCCTGTTCGCCGTTCCCATCGTCGTCACCGGCACCACGCGAGGGGTTCTCTACTGCGGGTCGTGGACGCAGGCGCCGGTGGGTGACGTGGTCGCCGAGCCGGCTTTCCGGGTCGCACGCGAGCTGGCCACCGAGCTGCGCGTGCGCGACGAGGTCGATCGCCGCATCGCGATGCTGCCGAGCGGCCGGCCCGACGCCGCACTGTCGCCGGCCGCGCAGGAGGAGGTCCGCGAGAGCTACGCCGAACTGCGCAGCGTCGCCGCCGCCATCGAGGACGAGAGCCTGCGCGTCCGTCTGGAACAGGTCGAACGGCGTCTGGCGGCACTGACCGGCGCCGGTGAGGGGGCGGGAGGAGGCCCGGAGGTGCGCCTGTCGCCGCGCGAGCTGGATGTGCTCGCGTGCGCCGCCCTGGGCGCCACCAATTCTGAGATCGCGCACCAGCTCGACCTCAAGGAGACCACCGTCAAGTCCTACCTGGCGGCGGCCATGAGCAAGCTCGACGCATCCACCCGCCACGCCGCCGTAGCACGCGCGCGCCGAATCGGGATACTGCCCTAA
- a CDS encoding DUF485 domain-containing protein, producing the protein MSDPRTDAAPGGIDYIAVEESPPFRELKRRHRSFVFPLAIAFLVWYFAYVLLSSFARDFMAERVWGDVTVGLLFGLGQFVTTFAITMTYVWYANRKLDPLTEDLREQLERAEGGQS; encoded by the coding sequence ATGTCGGATCCGCGTACCGATGCCGCCCCGGGCGGCATCGACTACATCGCGGTCGAGGAGTCACCGCCGTTCCGGGAATTGAAGCGACGCCACCGCAGCTTCGTCTTCCCGCTGGCGATCGCGTTCCTCGTCTGGTACTTCGCATACGTCCTGCTGTCCTCGTTCGCGAGGGACTTCATGGCCGAACGCGTGTGGGGGGACGTGACCGTCGGCCTGCTGTTCGGGCTCGGCCAGTTCGTGACGACGTTCGCCATCACGATGACCTACGTGTGGTACGCCAACCGCAAGCTCGACCCCTTGACCGAAGACCTGCGCGAACAGCTCGAGCGCGCTGAAGGAGGACAGTCGTGA
- a CDS encoding ATP-binding protein, with protein MAAASVNPGDLGVAEPGVNVRHVADPERDRLRAEAATLGGRSTLLRFDDATDAGIDITKAHPGSLPQFITGRSTLLSNLFRDEVALRSARLAAERITAKNVELRTARGIEAVHLAVGVAEWKIGGVTWSAPVLLRPLAIRRHHGDFELKLHGTFFVNPELARAFRGHFGIPLDSTALAGLAYDQGVFKPQPVIDHLRALTRHIPTFVVHPRLVISSFADVGSGMARDAADLDHPVLNALAGHPDDRARVSVRRADPVVTSPDERTPASDTLLLDADAEQEAVLARIAAGHSLAVHTLPGTGGTQTVINAVGQLVQSGKRVLVVSARRSTLEGIRHRLSGIGLPGLAVSPTHLRRDLIRAIGRNEKAEQPKVAEIDDALVRLRTVLRDYRSAVTAEHPSLGISVLETLRALTKLAALAPAPSTSARFDLATLERLANRRAEASDALAAAARLGEFRFGPDDSPWYGVSFTRTEDARAAHALAGKLHRREVSGLLERGYELIAQTRMRPFHTIAELGEYLRLLQGIRDSLDRFSPTVFERPLLELIQAHAPRRDAPNMSGPNRRRLKRLSREYVRPGVHVPDMYEALVRIQQQRTEWQRVVEAGVTPEVPLGLADVHVSWQRVDAELAELDAILGREGSERLASIPVQRLVRILAGLAAESEFFDNLVERAKLRSKLAALGLEQLLVELSVRHVPEERVGQELEFAWWQSALEHFLRTDRALLGANTTVVDRLERDFRLVDEAHAAASGPLLAAHLAQQWRIGIVDHAAEAAALKDALKRGLSTPRELSVAAPTLLNTLAPVWLASPYEVPDIPDERPFDVVIIADAAALCLAEAVPAIRRSRQIVVFGDPVTQKPTAFRVGATLSVADDEEPVAFDEVSIFERLAELLPVATLTRSYRAGGEDLAELVNDAFYGGEIVSLPWAGSYLGRGSLSVDYVEGGTGAPDPITGAVESPDAEVARVVTLVVEHAVNRGAESLMVVTASARHAERVRAAVEAAFAGRSDVADFVSRDTAEPFAVLTLEESVAESRDRVIFSLGFGLTKHGRVLSDFGDLSTPDGERLLTVGMTRARRSMVIVSSIRPSAFDDGRLEHGAATLMSILGGLAARGREARLEDLADPLTLALARELRRLGLAVDVDYRGLLPLVAQHGGKAVVAESDPETAADSLRETLRLRPQTLRRLGWHYVRVHAFDLYSDPASVAARIAALLGVQPDGPTADTVTQPLDVVD; from the coding sequence ATGGCCGCCGCATCCGTGAACCCGGGAGACCTGGGTGTCGCGGAGCCGGGGGTCAACGTCCGTCACGTCGCCGACCCCGAACGCGATCGTCTGCGGGCCGAAGCGGCCACCCTGGGCGGCCGCTCGACCCTGCTGCGCTTCGACGACGCCACCGACGCGGGCATCGACATCACCAAGGCCCACCCCGGCAGCCTCCCGCAGTTCATCACCGGCCGCTCCACGCTCCTGTCGAACCTGTTCCGGGATGAGGTGGCCCTGCGCTCGGCGCGGCTGGCCGCCGAGCGGATCACCGCCAAGAACGTCGAGCTGCGCACGGCGCGCGGCATCGAAGCCGTGCATCTGGCCGTCGGTGTGGCCGAGTGGAAGATCGGGGGAGTGACGTGGTCCGCCCCCGTCCTCCTGCGTCCCCTCGCGATCCGCCGCCACCACGGCGACTTCGAGCTCAAGCTGCACGGCACCTTCTTCGTCAACCCGGAGCTCGCGCGGGCCTTCCGCGGGCATTTTGGGATCCCGCTGGACAGCACCGCGCTGGCGGGCCTGGCGTATGACCAGGGCGTGTTCAAGCCGCAGCCGGTCATCGACCACCTCCGTGCGCTGACGCGGCACATCCCCACGTTCGTCGTGCACCCGCGGTTGGTGATCTCCTCCTTCGCCGATGTCGGCTCCGGCATGGCGCGCGACGCCGCCGACCTCGACCACCCCGTGCTCAACGCGCTCGCCGGCCACCCCGACGACCGCGCGCGTGTGTCGGTGCGACGCGCCGACCCCGTCGTCACCAGCCCCGACGAGCGCACCCCCGCCTCGGACACCCTCCTGCTGGATGCGGATGCCGAGCAGGAGGCGGTCCTCGCCCGCATCGCCGCCGGCCACTCGCTCGCCGTGCACACCCTGCCCGGCACCGGTGGAACCCAGACCGTGATCAACGCCGTGGGCCAGCTCGTCCAATCCGGCAAGCGCGTGCTCGTCGTCAGCGCCCGCCGCTCGACGCTCGAGGGGATTCGTCACAGGCTCTCGGGCATCGGGCTGCCCGGTCTCGCCGTCTCGCCCACGCACCTGCGGCGCGACCTCATCCGTGCGATCGGCCGCAACGAGAAGGCCGAGCAGCCCAAGGTCGCCGAGATCGACGACGCGCTCGTGCGCCTGCGCACCGTCCTGCGCGACTACCGCTCGGCCGTCACGGCGGAGCATCCCTCGCTCGGGATCTCGGTGCTGGAGACTCTGCGCGCCCTGACCAAGCTCGCGGCTCTCGCCCCCGCGCCGTCGACGAGCGCGCGGTTCGACCTGGCCACGCTGGAGCGCCTCGCCAACCGTCGCGCCGAGGCATCCGACGCCCTGGCCGCCGCTGCGCGCCTGGGGGAGTTCCGCTTCGGGCCGGATGACTCGCCCTGGTACGGCGTGTCGTTCACGCGCACGGAGGACGCCCGCGCCGCGCACGCGCTCGCCGGCAAGCTGCACCGCCGCGAGGTGTCGGGTCTGCTCGAGCGGGGATACGAGCTCATCGCGCAGACGCGCATGCGCCCCTTCCACACCATCGCCGAACTCGGTGAATACCTGCGGCTCCTGCAGGGCATCCGCGATTCGCTCGACCGCTTCAGCCCGACGGTGTTCGAGCGCCCGCTGCTCGAGCTCATCCAGGCGCACGCCCCGCGCCGGGACGCGCCCAACATGAGCGGACCCAACCGCCGCCGCCTCAAGCGCCTCTCGCGCGAGTACGTCCGTCCCGGCGTGCACGTGCCCGACATGTACGAGGCGCTCGTGCGCATCCAGCAGCAGCGCACCGAGTGGCAGCGCGTGGTCGAGGCCGGCGTCACGCCCGAGGTGCCCCTGGGGCTCGCCGACGTGCACGTGTCGTGGCAACGGGTGGACGCCGAACTCGCCGAACTCGACGCGATCCTCGGCCGCGAAGGCTCCGAGCGCCTCGCCTCCATCCCCGTGCAGCGCCTCGTGCGGATCCTCGCGGGGCTCGCCGCCGAGTCGGAGTTCTTCGACAACCTCGTCGAGCGGGCGAAGCTGCGCTCCAAGCTCGCCGCCCTCGGACTCGAACAGCTCCTGGTGGAGCTGTCGGTGCGGCACGTTCCCGAGGAGCGCGTGGGCCAGGAGCTCGAATTCGCGTGGTGGCAGTCGGCGCTGGAGCACTTCCTGCGCACCGACCGTGCCCTCCTCGGCGCCAACACGACCGTCGTCGACCGGCTGGAGCGCGACTTCCGGCTCGTGGACGAGGCCCACGCCGCCGCATCCGGCCCGCTCCTCGCCGCGCACCTCGCGCAGCAGTGGCGCATCGGCATCGTCGACCACGCCGCCGAAGCCGCGGCGCTGAAAGACGCGCTCAAGCGCGGCCTCAGCACGCCCCGCGAGCTGTCGGTGGCCGCTCCCACGCTGCTGAACACCCTCGCGCCGGTGTGGCTGGCCTCGCCGTACGAGGTGCCGGACATCCCCGACGAGCGGCCCTTCGACGTCGTCATCATCGCGGATGCCGCGGCCCTGTGCCTGGCCGAGGCCGTCCCCGCCATCCGCCGGTCACGGCAGATCGTGGTCTTCGGCGACCCGGTCACCCAGAAGCCCACCGCCTTCCGCGTCGGTGCCACCCTCTCCGTCGCCGACGACGAGGAGCCCGTCGCCTTCGACGAGGTCTCGATCTTCGAGCGTCTCGCCGAACTGCTGCCCGTGGCCACCCTCACCCGCAGCTACCGCGCGGGTGGGGAAGACCTCGCCGAGCTCGTCAACGACGCGTTCTACGGCGGCGAGATCGTGTCGCTGCCGTGGGCGGGGTCGTACCTCGGCCGCGGGAGCCTCAGCGTGGACTACGTCGAGGGCGGTACCGGTGCCCCCGACCCGATCACCGGAGCCGTCGAGAGCCCCGACGCCGAGGTCGCGCGCGTGGTGACCCTCGTGGTGGAGCACGCCGTCAACCGCGGCGCGGAGTCGCTCATGGTCGTCACCGCCAGCGCGCGGCACGCCGAGCGCGTGCGCGCCGCCGTCGAGGCCGCCTTCGCCGGCCGCTCCGATGTCGCCGACTTCGTCTCCCGCGACACGGCGGAACCGTTCGCGGTGCTGACGCTGGAGGAGTCGGTCGCCGAGAGCCGCGACCGGGTGATCTTCTCCCTCGGATTCGGCCTCACCAAGCACGGCCGCGTGCTCAGCGACTTCGGCGACCTGTCCACCCCCGACGGTGAGCGCCTGCTCACGGTGGGGATGACGCGGGCGCGCCGCTCGATGGTCATCGTGTCCTCCATCCGTCCGTCCGCCTTCGACGACGGACGGCTCGAGCACGGCGCCGCCACCCTCATGAGCATCCTCGGCGGGCTCGCCGCGCGCGGACGGGAGGCACGACTGGAAGACCTCGCCGATCCGCTCACCCTCGCCCTGGCCCGCGAGCTCCGCCGCCTTGGGCTGGCCGT
- a CDS encoding iron-sulfur cluster biosynthesis family protein codes for MLTLTEQATTAVKTITSQFPDVADGGVRIEGAGTPDSQFQLTVVPGPEPADAVVENEGARVFLDSDAALVLDDRVLDAQPDGEGGVQFAVTSQA; via the coding sequence ATGCTCACGCTCACCGAGCAGGCGACCACGGCCGTCAAGACCATCACCTCGCAGTTCCCCGACGTCGCCGACGGCGGGGTTCGCATCGAGGGGGCCGGTACGCCGGACTCCCAGTTCCAGCTCACCGTCGTGCCGGGTCCCGAGCCCGCCGACGCGGTCGTCGAGAACGAGGGCGCCCGCGTCTTCCTCGACAGCGACGCCGCGCTGGTGCTGGATGATCGCGTCCTGGACGCGCAGCCCGACGGCGAGGGCGGCGTGCAGTTCGCCGTCACCTCACAGGCCTGA
- a CDS encoding tyrosine-type recombinase/integrase, with the protein MGSITPYESAKGRRYRVRYRKPDRTEAEKRGFTTMREAKLYLSTVTVSKSKGEYIDPSASRVPVSMFADSWLRSKQPPMSKPSYYMTLEQAWKNHVAPMWADREISSIRRSEVQDWVSDLATRKSRTVVIRSLGILAGILDVAIDDRRLASNPARHVRNLPRNGPGKRRVYLTHEQVATLAACSAHPTLVLTLAYCGLRWGEATGLRVRSVNRLRRRFVIEENAVMIAYEIHVGTPKTHERRSVPYPERLAPMIEQACAGKGSEGLLFGDGVNHMRNSGEKGWFANAVRRAQEFDPSIPRVTPHDLRHTAASLAISSGANVKAVQRMLGHASAAMTLDTYADLFDDDLDAVATRLNDQMPLVALPSGPQTRYARPQ; encoded by the coding sequence ATGGGCAGCATCACCCCGTACGAATCGGCGAAGGGCCGCCGCTACCGGGTGCGCTATCGCAAGCCTGATCGCACCGAGGCGGAGAAGCGCGGCTTCACGACGATGCGCGAAGCGAAGCTCTACCTCTCCACGGTCACGGTGTCGAAGTCGAAGGGCGAGTACATCGACCCGTCCGCGTCGCGCGTTCCCGTCAGCATGTTCGCCGACAGCTGGCTGCGATCCAAGCAGCCGCCGATGTCGAAGCCCTCGTACTACATGACGCTCGAGCAGGCGTGGAAGAACCACGTCGCCCCGATGTGGGCCGACAGGGAGATCTCTTCGATCCGGCGCTCTGAAGTTCAGGATTGGGTGTCAGACCTCGCGACGCGCAAGTCGCGCACGGTCGTGATTCGCTCACTCGGAATACTCGCGGGCATCCTCGATGTCGCGATCGACGATCGTCGTCTCGCGAGCAACCCGGCCCGCCACGTGCGCAACCTGCCTCGGAACGGGCCGGGCAAGCGCCGCGTCTACCTCACGCACGAGCAGGTGGCGACGCTGGCGGCGTGCTCGGCGCATCCGACGCTCGTCCTGACGCTGGCGTACTGCGGCTTGCGATGGGGCGAGGCCACGGGCCTGCGCGTGCGCAGCGTGAACCGTCTGCGCCGACGTTTCGTCATCGAGGAGAACGCGGTGATGATCGCCTACGAGATCCATGTCGGCACTCCCAAGACGCACGAGAGGCGCTCCGTCCCGTATCCCGAGCGTCTCGCTCCGATGATCGAGCAGGCGTGCGCCGGCAAGGGCTCCGAAGGGCTGCTGTTCGGTGACGGCGTCAATCACATGCGCAACTCGGGGGAGAAGGGCTGGTTCGCGAACGCCGTTCGGCGTGCCCAGGAGTTCGATCCGTCGATCCCGCGGGTCACTCCACACGACCTCCGTCACACGGCAGCCTCGCTCGCGATCAGCTCCGGCGCGAACGTGAAGGCCGTGCAGCGGATGCTCGGCCACGCCTCGGCGGCGATGACGCTGGACACCTACGCCGATCTCTTCGACGACGATTTGGATGCTGTCGCGACGCGACTGAACGACCAGATGCCGCTGGTGGCGCTGCCGTCGGGGCCGCAGACCCGCTACGCCCGACCGCAGTGA
- a CDS encoding cation acetate symporter, producing the protein MNEVFGAVHAAVQTAENNPILNISIFGAFVAVTLFIVIRASRNNKTAADYYAAGRSFTGPQNGFAISGDYLSAASFLGICGAIAINGYDGFLYSIGFLVAWLVALLLVAELMRNTGKFTMADVLSFRLKQRPVRMAAAITTLAVCFFYLLAQMAGAGGLVSLLLGINEAVGQSIVVAVVGLLMIVYVLVGGMKGTTWVQIVKAFLLIGGALVMTIWVLAINGFNLNTLLESAVAASPQGDAILGPGLQYGANPWDFVSLALALVLGTAGLPHVLMRFYTVPTAKEARRSVVWAIWLIGLFYLLTLVLGYGAGALVTPEVIAAAPGGVNSAAPLLALELGGPILLGFISAVAFATILAVVAGLTITAAASFAHDIYANVVKKGDVPPDGEVKVARRTVVVIGVLAILGGIGVQGQNVAFLVALAFAVAASANLPTILYSLFWRRFTTRGAVWSMYGGLAAAIILIVLSPVFWGTPTSVFKDTGVAIWPFNNPGIVSIPVGFFLGWLGTITSRKGSEDPRKAAEMEVRSLTGFGAEKATSH; encoded by the coding sequence GTGAACGAAGTCTTCGGGGCCGTGCACGCCGCCGTGCAGACGGCGGAGAACAACCCCATCTTGAACATCTCCATCTTCGGCGCCTTCGTCGCTGTGACGCTGTTCATCGTCATCCGGGCCAGCCGCAACAACAAGACCGCCGCCGACTACTACGCCGCCGGCCGCTCCTTCACCGGCCCGCAGAACGGGTTCGCGATCTCGGGCGACTACCTCTCCGCCGCATCCTTCCTCGGCATCTGCGGCGCAATCGCCATCAACGGCTACGACGGATTCCTGTACTCCATCGGATTCCTCGTGGCATGGCTGGTCGCGCTGCTGCTGGTGGCCGAGCTCATGCGCAACACCGGCAAGTTCACGATGGCCGACGTGCTGTCGTTCCGGCTGAAGCAGCGCCCGGTGCGGATGGCTGCGGCCATCACGACGCTCGCGGTGTGCTTCTTCTACCTCCTGGCGCAGATGGCCGGCGCCGGCGGTCTCGTCTCGCTTCTGCTCGGGATCAACGAGGCGGTGGGGCAGTCGATCGTCGTCGCGGTGGTGGGTCTGCTCATGATCGTCTACGTCCTCGTCGGCGGCATGAAGGGCACCACGTGGGTGCAGATCGTCAAGGCGTTCCTCCTCATCGGCGGCGCCCTCGTGATGACGATCTGGGTGCTCGCGATCAACGGCTTCAACCTCAACACGCTGCTCGAAAGCGCCGTGGCCGCCTCGCCCCAGGGTGATGCCATCCTCGGCCCGGGGCTGCAGTACGGCGCCAACCCGTGGGACTTCGTGTCCCTCGCCCTGGCCCTCGTCCTCGGCACGGCGGGCCTGCCCCACGTGCTGATGCGCTTCTACACCGTGCCCACGGCGAAGGAAGCGCGTCGCTCGGTGGTGTGGGCGATCTGGCTGATCGGGCTGTTCTACCTGCTGACCCTCGTCCTCGGATACGGGGCGGGCGCGCTGGTGACCCCGGAGGTCATCGCCGCAGCACCGGGCGGAGTGAACTCGGCGGCGCCGCTGCTCGCGCTGGAACTGGGCGGGCCGATCCTGCTCGGATTCATCTCCGCCGTGGCCTTCGCGACGATCCTCGCGGTGGTCGCGGGGCTCACGATCACGGCGGCGGCGTCGTTCGCACACGACATCTACGCCAACGTCGTGAAGAAGGGCGACGTCCCGCCCGACGGCGAGGTGAAGGTCGCCCGCCGCACGGTCGTGGTCATCGGTGTGCTCGCGATCCTCGGCGGCATCGGCGTGCAGGGACAGAACGTCGCGTTCCTCGTGGCGCTCGCGTTCGCCGTCGCCGCGTCGGCCAACCTCCCGACGATCCTGTACTCGCTGTTCTGGCGCCGCTTCACCACACGCGGCGCGGTGTGGAGCATGTACGGGGGACTGGCGGCCGCGATCATCCTGATCGTCCTGTCGCCGGTGTTCTGGGGCACGCCCACGAGCGTCTTCAAGGACACGGGCGTCGCGATCTGGCCGTTCAACAACCCGGGCATCGTCTCCATCCCGGTCGGGTTCTTCCTCGGCTGGCTGGGCACGATCACCTCTCGCAAGGGCAGTGAGGATCCGCGCAAGGCCGCGGAGATGGAGGTGCGCTCGCTCACCGGCTTCGGAGCCGAGAAGGCGACCTCGCACTGA
- a CDS encoding GmrSD restriction endonuclease domain-containing protein, producing MKTEVVKPQDVFYNPTRLTVPLFQRPYVWSQQEQWEPLWEDIVRLIDVIEGHNQDATHFLGAIVIQQVPSRLGALPSWNVIDGQQRLTTLQLLLDALHAQLERRGLGDYADQVLPLVENPKSFRKAEEDRFKLWPTNRDRASFSAVMSAPAPISYGTLPGSRLRDAHHYFSEAIDGWLGEDEAEQRASLLVGAVTGRLEIASIRLDVNEDAQAIFETLNARGTPLSAADLIKNFIFQQVDAAAAERDYLAYWADFETPWWETEVTSGRIKNPRASLFLWQWLIARTLTDFPIREVFTQFKHYVNTVEKDVAALLPRIKEAADRYRAIIEGSENPNGPLDRAQLFSYRVGTLDSEVSRPLLIWLDEPEQADVSVADRARILDLLESWFVRRALVKAPSQGSNRFLVEMLRSISRRSKTDLAGAVESFLVSNHTAVGYWPGDDEVRRALTDANVYGQYRRSRVRMVLEALEDAKRGYPGANPLAMGPIVRNKATIEHLMPQKWRAHWAADLSEEEERDRDLRVQQLGNLTIVTQALNSRVSNGAWEQKRAHFIASDDVLITKQALALAVNRTWDERVIATRTKQMIEQILKVWPAPLGHVGMEVAPPPPVTRASVDIAQLVDAGWLTTGTELVPRQQAHAGMTAVVSKDGRLYIGDTAYDTPSAAAGVAYSGKGAVNGWWFWGVGGTDRRLTDVRAEYLASLGDDLESADVDETAGDENEHPMNADG from the coding sequence GTGAAGACCGAGGTCGTGAAGCCGCAGGACGTGTTCTACAACCCAACACGCTTGACGGTTCCGTTGTTTCAGCGCCCGTACGTGTGGTCGCAGCAGGAGCAGTGGGAGCCACTCTGGGAGGACATCGTTCGCCTGATCGACGTCATTGAGGGCCACAACCAGGATGCGACCCATTTTCTTGGCGCCATCGTGATTCAGCAGGTTCCGTCTCGGCTCGGTGCTTTGCCGTCGTGGAACGTCATCGATGGTCAGCAGCGCCTGACCACGCTCCAACTGCTCCTTGATGCTCTCCATGCGCAACTGGAACGGCGTGGACTCGGCGATTATGCAGACCAGGTGCTTCCGCTCGTGGAGAATCCGAAGAGCTTCCGAAAGGCGGAAGAGGACCGCTTCAAGCTCTGGCCGACCAATCGCGACCGGGCCTCCTTCAGCGCTGTGATGTCCGCGCCGGCGCCGATCTCTTATGGCACGCTTCCAGGATCACGTCTGCGGGATGCGCACCATTATTTCTCTGAGGCGATCGACGGATGGCTCGGTGAGGATGAAGCCGAACAGCGAGCATCGCTTCTGGTCGGCGCCGTCACCGGCCGGCTGGAGATTGCGAGCATCCGCCTAGATGTCAATGAGGATGCTCAAGCGATCTTCGAGACCCTCAACGCCCGCGGCACACCCTTATCTGCCGCCGACCTCATCAAGAACTTCATCTTCCAGCAGGTCGATGCTGCCGCGGCTGAAAGGGATTACCTCGCCTACTGGGCCGACTTTGAGACGCCTTGGTGGGAGACCGAGGTTACCTCGGGTCGCATCAAGAACCCGCGGGCTTCTCTCTTCCTCTGGCAGTGGCTCATCGCCCGAACGCTGACGGACTTCCCAATTCGCGAGGTGTTCACTCAGTTCAAGCATTACGTCAACACGGTCGAGAAGGACGTCGCAGCGCTTCTCCCCCGAATCAAGGAAGCCGCCGACAGGTACCGCGCGATCATCGAGGGTTCCGAGAACCCCAATGGCCCGCTCGATCGAGCGCAGCTGTTCAGCTATCGCGTCGGAACACTCGATTCGGAGGTCAGCCGTCCACTCCTGATCTGGCTGGATGAGCCGGAACAGGCTGACGTTTCGGTTGCTGACCGCGCGCGGATACTGGACCTCCTCGAAAGCTGGTTCGTGCGTCGCGCGCTCGTCAAGGCTCCCTCGCAAGGATCCAACAGGTTCCTCGTCGAGATGCTGCGTTCGATCAGCCGTCGATCCAAAACCGACCTCGCTGGTGCCGTGGAGAGCTTTCTCGTTTCGAACCACACCGCAGTCGGATATTGGCCGGGCGATGACGAGGTGCGAAGGGCACTCACTGATGCCAATGTGTACGGCCAGTATCGGCGCAGTCGAGTACGAATGGTCTTGGAGGCACTTGAGGACGCGAAGCGTGGGTACCCCGGCGCGAACCCGCTTGCCATGGGACCGATCGTGCGCAATAAGGCGACGATCGAGCACCTTATGCCGCAGAAGTGGCGAGCCCACTGGGCAGCCGACCTCAGCGAGGAGGAAGAGCGCGACCGGGACCTGCGCGTTCAGCAGCTCGGCAATCTGACGATCGTGACTCAGGCCCTCAACAGCCGGGTATCCAACGGCGCATGGGAGCAGAAGCGAGCCCACTTCATCGCATCGGATGACGTTCTCATCACGAAACAAGCGCTGGCGCTCGCAGTTAACCGCACATGGGACGAGCGGGTGATCGCGACGCGCACGAAGCAGATGATCGAGCAGATCCTCAAAGTGTGGCCGGCGCCGCTCGGCCACGTCGGGATGGAGGTCGCACCCCCGCCACCGGTTACACGGGCAAGCGTCGACATCGCACAGCTCGTGGATGCTGGCTGGTTGACGACTGGAACGGAGTTGGTCCCCCGGCAGCAGGCCCACGCTGGAATGACCGCCGTGGTCTCGAAGGACGGACGGCTCTACATCGGCGACACAGCGTACGACACGCCCTCGGCCGCAGCCGGTGTCGCGTATTCGGGTAAGGGAGCCGTTAACGGATGGTGGTTCTGGGGCGTCGGGGGCACAGATCGTCGGCTGACGGACGTCCGTGCCGAGTATCTGGCGAGTCTGGGGGACGATCTAGAGAGTGCGGACGTCGACGAGACCGCCGGCGACGAGAACGAGCATCCGATGAATGCGGATGGCTGA
- a CDS encoding histone-like nucleoid-structuring protein Lsr2, whose protein sequence is MARRIVHQLVDDLDGSVLEVGEGETVLFSLDGVAYEIDLTEENAAGLRDALAPYVAAARSVSSRSGASRSGAGGGGGRTRRRAGQQDYTAIRTWAKQNGHTVSERGRIPASVLEAYEAAH, encoded by the coding sequence ATGGCCCGCAGAATTGTGCATCAGCTCGTCGACGACCTGGACGGCAGCGTCCTGGAGGTCGGGGAGGGCGAGACCGTCCTGTTCTCCCTCGACGGCGTTGCCTACGAGATCGACCTGACCGAGGAGAACGCCGCAGGTCTGCGCGATGCGTTGGCGCCGTACGTCGCGGCCGCTCGGTCGGTGTCGTCCCGGTCGGGGGCCTCGCGATCGGGAGCCGGCGGCGGCGGCGGACGGACGCGGCGGCGCGCCGGGCAGCAGGATTACACCGCCATTCGCACGTGGGCCAAGCAGAACGGGCACACGGTCTCCGAGCGCGGCCGCATCCCCGCATCCGTGCTCGAGGCGTACGAAGCGGCCCACTGA